Below is a window of Desmonostoc muscorum LEGE 12446 DNA.
ACCAAAAAAATACCACTATTTGGCTACTACAACTTCATCAAACGCAGTATTTACAGATACTTCTTTCCAAGCATCTAGTTCTGCTTTCACCAACTCCAGTTTAGTATTAATGGCATAAATTGCATCTTCTCCTAACACCAATCTCAGTGGTGGATTATCGCTATCAACTGCTTGAATTATTGCCAAAGCCGCTTTCTTAGGATCGCCTGGTTCTTGAAATTCCAATTTCTGATCTAAGATATCCCGCGCACCTTTACGCATCTCACCAATCACTGGTTCATAGTCATTGATTTCGATATCAGCGATAACAAGAGAACGCGTAACAAAATCTGTACGAAATGCACCAGGTTCGACTATTGTGATTTTGATACCAAGGGGTGTAACTTCCTGAGCTAATGCTTCGGAAATTCCTTCTACCGCAAATTTAGTACCATTATAAATTCCCGTACCAGCATAGCCCACAAATCCACCCACTGATGAAATATTAATGATGTGTCCACTGCCTTGCTGTCGCATACAAGGTAGTACTGTCCGTAGGACTTCTAAGACACCAAAAAAGTTTGTTTCAAACTGACGGCGAACTTCTTCATTGCTGACTTCTTCTATAGCCCCTAAAATTCCATATCCAGCATTATTAACAAGTACATCAATGCGTCCAAATTTCGCAATTGCGTGTTTTACTGCTTCCCGTACCTCTTCAGGTTTGGTGACATCAAGTTGCACCGCCAATGTATGTTCTGGAAAACTTGCTGCTAAATCTTCTATTAACTGTGGATTCCTTGCAGTTAGCACTACAGTTTCACCCGACTCAAGCAGTGTTTCTGCTAATGCTCGACCCAAGCCTTTTGAACTACCAGTAATAAACCATACTCGTGTTTTATTAATTGAGAATGTTACCATAAAAAATCTCCATTTTTAACAAAAAACAATTCAGGAGTCAGTAGCCAGAATTAAATTTTTAATCCTGTGTGACTAGCGTATGAATAAACGGTGAAACACCAAACCAAAAGAATTAGTTTTGGCTCTTAATTCTCTAATTTTTCCTTCTGATACCATTTCACTAAAACCCTGATACATATAGATTTCGCGTAGGGGCACGGCAATGCCGTGCCCCTACCAACGTATTTGTATCATAATTAAAGTGAAACGGTATGACTTCTGAATTCTGAATTCTTCTTTAAACGCACATCTGCTTACTAAATGTTGCCAGATGTTTCCTGCATCTTTTTCCGGAGGCTAAGCGGTCTCATATCAGTCCAGACTTCTTTGATGTAATTCAAACATTCTTGCTTCAAACCATCTTTTCCAACATCCTTCCAACCAATAGGGTTTTCGCGGTCAGATGGCCAAATAGAATATTGTTCTTCATGATTAACTACAACTTTGTAAATTGTTGTGTCTTCTTTGTCGTCTTGATACATAACTAACCTGTTGATTTGAATTAATTAAACTTTGCACTTTGGTAAAAATCCAGTTCATTAACCTTAATAACTGGTACGTCAAAATTTGATTAGTGGTTTTAGATTTACCTATTTGGTTGCTTCAACTTTGAGAGAACTTAAAAATTGAAATTCTAAAAATGTTAATAAAAATACAATTATCATAAATAAAACATCTGCAACAAGCATTCCATAATATATGCCCCTGACACCTGAGATTCTGGAAAACAATAGTACCAATGGTACAGTTAAGATTATGCTTCTTAATACAATTACTAATAACACAGTTTTACCTTTGCCTATAGATAGAAAAAGAGTATTGCTAAAGTATGCTAAAGGCCATATCGGTATTAAAATAGTCAAAATTATAAAATTTATTAGATCATTATCGGTAAAATTAACATCTGGAAGAATTATACCTAAAAACGTCCTTGGAAATAATTGTAAAGGCAACCAAATTAATATTGATAAAAAAGTTCCAATAATTGCAAAAGTTAAGTATGCTTTTTTGATCCTTTCATGATTTTGTGCGCCATAGTTCATGCCAATTATAGGTTGTAATGCTTGGGCAAAACCAATGATGGGAATAAATACAAATGAAGAGACTTTGCCTGTTGCTCCGAAGAAAGCAATATCACTACTTGTTCCGTAGTCAGAAATTAAATTAAAAACTACAAATTCTTGAACTAATATGGCAAATGGATAAAATAATTCTGATATTCCAACTGATAAAATTGCGCGAATTAAGTCTATGGCGATCGCTATTTTTTTAAAATTAACTGAAATAGAACTTTTACCAAAAATAAAATACGCTAAGTTGGCAATGCTATAAACAACCATTGCCATAACTGTAGCAAGAGCAATTCCTTGAGTTCCCGAATGAAATACACTAATAAACACATAATTTAATCCAATATTAACAAAAACAAAAAGCCAATCAAATAT
It encodes the following:
- a CDS encoding oxidoreductase, with protein sequence MVTFSINKTRVWFITGSSKGLGRALAETLLESGETVVLTARNPQLIEDLAASFPEHTLAVQLDVTKPEEVREAVKHAIAKFGRIDVLVNNAGYGILGAIEEVSNEEVRRQFETNFFGVLEVLRTVLPCMRQQGSGHIINISSVGGFVGYAGTGIYNGTKFAVEGISEALAQEVTPLGIKITIVEPGAFRTDFVTRSLVIADIEINDYEPVIGEMRKGARDILDQKLEFQEPGDPKKAALAIIQAVDSDNPPLRLVLGEDAIYAINTKLELVKAELDAWKEVSVNTAFDEVVVAK
- a CDS encoding MbtH family protein, whose protein sequence is MYQDDKEDTTIYKVVVNHEEQYSIWPSDRENPIGWKDVGKDGLKQECLNYIKEVWTDMRPLSLRKKMQETSGNI
- a CDS encoding MATE family efflux transporter gives rise to the protein MTSQKQSQITNEILEGNLIKLMFKLSIPSTLGILMLSLNTFIDALFAGRFIGENALAGISLAMPLVGIINGFALSIGVGSASVLSRAIGSGDIKTQSKIFGNLIVMSIVISLFITIIGYCFGEELILLMGGSGEVALEGTKYFKIYVLGSVFLILAEACSQVIKSEGQIRLTSIFDWLFVFVNIGLNYVFISVFHSGTQGIALATVMAMVVYSIANLAYFIFGKSSISVNFKKIAIAIDLIRAILSVGISELFYPFAILVQEFVVFNLISDYGTSSDIAFFGATGKVSSFVFIPIIGFAQALQPIIGMNYGAQNHERIKKAYLTFAIIGTFLSILIWLPLQLFPRTFLGIILPDVNFTDNDLINFIILTILIPIWPLAYFSNTLFLSIGKGKTVLLVIVLRSIILTVPLVLLFSRISGVRGIYYGMLVADVLFMIIVFLLTFLEFQFLSSLKVEATK